Proteins from one Triticum aestivum cultivar Chinese Spring chromosome 7A, IWGSC CS RefSeq v2.1, whole genome shotgun sequence genomic window:
- the LOC123154800 gene encoding uncharacterized protein — MPPPPLPERWSILARIPKVVKDKEAKRTFPPGTDVSVACDELPRASILTVSLRIAPPPCLPSYPYVAAADPSGLLLLCATEPSGEVTYHLCHARTGEATCFREHNCPMGFDGANVGLMTRGDSCVVAELQPSGGGSGRATLLRYTVGQYKWAVTELAYSPPLHRQWFCEGVVFHGGMLWWVELSYGLLACDPYSDKPELLHVPLPTIIDPLPGKVANLANRASHSCVKASSGRLRYVQIHGDPAAPVVSTWALTEAGKWNPERRVPLPDIWADESYLDAMLPGSIPALALLGPADPDKLYFFLGSCIFAVDLRRRKVVESGEFDMPEPPNQLIVRAWQYDPSSSRKHIFLSCYLITLL, encoded by the coding sequence atgccgccgccgccgctgccggagcgGTGGTCCATCCTGGCTCGAATCCCTAAAGTTGTGAAGGACAAGGAGGCGAAGCGCACCTTCCCGCCGGGCACCGACGTCTCCGTCGCCTGTGACGAGCTCCCGCGCGCCTCAATCCTCACCGTGTCGCTccgcatcgccccgccgccctgccTCCCCAGCTACCCCTACGTCGCCGCTGCGGACCCCTCCGGCCTGCTCCTCCTCTGCGCCACGGAGCCTAGCGGGGAGGTCACCTACCACCTTTGCCACGCGCGCACAGGTGAGGCCACCTGTTTCCGCGAGCACAACTGCCCCATGGGCTTCGACGGCGCCAACGTCGGCCTAATGACGAGGGGCGACAGCTGCGTGGTCGCCGAGCTCCAGCcctccggcggcggctccggccgcGCCACGCTCCTCCGCTACACGGTGGGGCAGTACAAGTGGGCCGTGACGGAGCTCGCCTACTCGCCGCCGCTGCACCGGCAGTGGTTCTGCGAGGGGGTCGTCTTCCACGGAGGGATGCTCTGGTGGGTGGAGCTCTCGTACGGCCTCCTCGCCTGTGACCCCTACTCCGACAAGCCGGAGCTGCTACACGTCCCGCTTCCGACGATCATCGACCCGCTTCCGGGAAAAGTGGCAAATTTGGCCAACAGGGCCTCCCACAGCTGCGTGAAGGCGAGCAGCGGAAGGCTGAGGTACGTGCAGATCCATGGCGATCCCGCCGCCCCGGTGGTCAGCACGTGGGCGCTCACCGAGGCTGGTAAATGGAACCCCGAGCGCCGCGTGCCCTTGCCGGACATCTGGGCCGACGAGAGCTACCTCGACGCCATGCTGCCAGGGAGCATCCCCGCGCTTGCGCTCCTCGGCCCCGCAGACCCAGACAAGCTCTACTTCTTCCTCGGCTCCTGCATCTTTGCCGTGGACCTGCGACGGAGGAAGGTTGTGGAATCCGGTGAATTCGATATGCCGGAGCCACCAAACCAGCTGATCGTGCGCGCATGGCAGTATGATCCTTCAAGCAGCCGTAAGCATATATTTTTATCTTGTTATTTGATTACTTTGCTTTGA